A single Xylanimonas cellulosilytica DSM 15894 DNA region contains:
- the secE gene encoding preprotein translocase subunit SecE, producing MSESAGAVEARGTSPRKNGERKGLFARIALFVRQVVGELKKVVSPTRQELLTYTGVVLVFVAIVMAFVGLLDYLIGLGVFALFG from the coding sequence GTGAGCGAGTCGGCCGGAGCCGTTGAGGCACGTGGCACGTCGCCGCGCAAGAACGGTGAGCGCAAGGGGCTGTTCGCCCGCATCGCCCTGTTCGTGCGCCAGGTGGTCGGCGAGCTCAAGAAGGTCGTCTCCCCGACCCGTCAGGAGCTGCTCACCTACACCGGTGTCGTGCTCGTGTTCGTCGCCATCGTCATGGCCTTCGTCGGGCTGCTGGACTACCTCATCGGGCTGGGCGTCTTCGCCCTCTTCGGCTGA
- the nusG gene encoding transcription termination/antitermination protein NusG, with amino-acid sequence MSQEPLDQENVDATEDLGTPAEPEAALDAPVDADVADESAEPAEESAEPTEEPAEEPAEPDEEDPAEEFKRTLRSQLGDWYVIHSYAGYENRVKANLENRIQSLNMEDYIFQIEVPMEEVTEIKNAQKKTVRRVRIPGYVLVRMDLTDESWGAVRHTPGVTGFVGHTHQPVPLTLDEVFSMLAPTMLEAPAAAGKPSTAAAKAKAAAVVVDFEVGESVTVTDGPFDTLPATISEINVEAQKLKVLVSIFGRETPVELSFNQVAKI; translated from the coding sequence GTGTCCCAGGAGCCTCTGGACCAGGAGAACGTCGACGCCACCGAGGACCTCGGCACGCCCGCCGAGCCCGAGGCGGCGCTTGACGCACCCGTGGACGCCGACGTCGCGGACGAGTCCGCCGAGCCCGCGGAGGAGTCTGCCGAGCCCACGGAGGAGCCCGCCGAGGAGCCTGCTGAGCCCGACGAGGAGGACCCGGCCGAGGAGTTCAAGCGGACCCTGCGCTCGCAGCTCGGCGACTGGTACGTCATCCACTCCTACGCGGGGTACGAGAACCGTGTGAAGGCCAACCTGGAGAACCGCATCCAGAGCCTGAACATGGAGGACTACATCTTCCAGATCGAGGTCCCCATGGAGGAGGTGACCGAGATCAAGAACGCGCAGAAGAAGACCGTCCGCCGCGTCCGCATCCCCGGTTACGTCCTCGTGCGCATGGACCTCACCGACGAGTCGTGGGGCGCCGTGCGCCACACGCCGGGCGTCACGGGCTTCGTGGGCCACACGCACCAGCCGGTGCCGCTGACGCTCGACGAGGTGTTCTCGATGCTCGCCCCGACGATGCTCGAGGCTCCCGCCGCCGCCGGCAAGCCCAGCACCGCCGCGGCGAAGGCCAAGGCTGCCGCCGTCGTCGTCGACTTCGAGGTGGGCGAGTCGGTCACCGTCACGGACGGCCCGTTCGACACGCTGCCCGCCACGATCTCCGAGATCAACGTCGAGGCCCAGAAGCTCAAGGTCCTCGTCTCCATCTTCGGCCGGGAGACCCCGGTCGAGCTGTCGTTCAACCAGGTCGCCAAGATCTGA
- the rplK gene encoding 50S ribosomal protein L11 produces MPPKKKVSGLIKLQINAGAATPAPPIGPALGQHGVNIMEFCKAYNAATESQRGNVVPVEITVYEDRSFTFITKTPPAAELIKKAAGVAKGSATPHTVKVASLSADQIREIAQTKMDDLNANDIDAAMKIVAGTARSMGITTQL; encoded by the coding sequence ATGCCCCCCAAGAAGAAGGTCTCCGGCCTGATCAAGCTCCAGATCAACGCCGGTGCGGCCACCCCCGCCCCGCCGATCGGCCCCGCGCTCGGTCAGCACGGCGTGAACATCATGGAGTTCTGCAAGGCCTACAACGCGGCCACCGAGTCGCAGCGCGGCAACGTGGTTCCCGTCGAGATCACGGTGTACGAGGACCGCTCGTTCACCTTCATCACGAAGACGCCGCCGGCCGCCGAGCTCATCAAGAAGGCTGCGGGCGTCGCCAAGGGCTCCGCCACGCCGCACACCGTCAAGGTCGCCTCGCTGTCCGCGGACCAGATCCGCGAGATCGCGCAGACCAAGATGGACGACCTCAACGCGAACGACATCGACGCCGCGATGAAGATCGTGGCCGGCACCGCGCGTTCGATGGGCATCACGACCCAGCTCTGA
- the rplA gene encoding 50S ribosomal protein L1 yields the protein MAKHGKAYRAVADKIDRDALYAPLDAVRLAKETSTTKYDATVEVAFRLGVDPRKADQMVRGTVNLPHGTGKTARVLVFANGPKAAEAEAAGADIVGGDELIERVAAGFTDFDSAVATPDLMGKVGRLGKVLGPRGLMPNPKTGTVTMDVTKAVTEIKGGKIEFRVDKHANLHFIIGKVSFDEAKLAENYAAALDEILRLKPSTSKGRYLTKATISTTMGPGIPVDPSRTTKLTEDSAA from the coding sequence ATGGCAAAGCACGGCAAGGCCTACCGGGCCGTCGCGGACAAGATCGACCGCGACGCGCTCTACGCCCCGCTCGACGCGGTGCGCCTGGCCAAGGAGACCTCGACCACCAAGTACGACGCCACCGTCGAGGTCGCGTTCCGTCTCGGTGTGGACCCGCGCAAGGCGGACCAGATGGTCCGCGGCACGGTCAACCTGCCGCACGGCACGGGCAAGACCGCCCGCGTCCTGGTGTTCGCGAACGGCCCGAAGGCCGCCGAGGCCGAGGCCGCCGGAGCCGACATCGTCGGTGGTGACGAGCTCATCGAGCGCGTGGCCGCGGGCTTCACGGACTTCGACTCGGCCGTCGCGACCCCGGACCTCATGGGCAAGGTCGGTCGTCTCGGTAAGGTGCTGGGCCCGCGCGGCCTGATGCCGAACCCGAAGACCGGCACCGTGACCATGGACGTCACCAAGGCCGTCACCGAGATCAAGGGCGGCAAGATCGAGTTCCGCGTCGACAAGCACGCGAACCTCCACTTCATCATCGGCAAGGTCTCGTTCGACGAGGCGAAGCTGGCGGAGAACTACGCCGCCGCGCTGGACGAGATCCTGCGTCTCAAGCCGTCGACGTCGAAGGGTCGCTACCTGACCAAGGCGACGATCTCGACGACGATGGGCCCGGGCATCCCGGTCGACCCGTCGCGCACGACGAAGCTCACCGAGGACAGCGCCGCCTGA
- a CDS encoding RNA polymerase sigma factor translates to MTSDDDVAPDTAVGEPETLGDRAALALLEYREGRTDAMTELVREATPLLWHTVRAQGVDRDTADDVVQGVWAALVRHAHTIAEPHAVLKWLLVTARRAAWEAVRRTRDDQRRRAELPDDSPTSPHVLPDPQPGPDAHLLRDEQDRAVWRALLRLPERCQELLRLVSLADRPDYRMISAAIGMPVGSIGATRGRCLAKLRTVLADLGEDPWTA, encoded by the coding sequence ATGACTTCTGACGACGACGTCGCACCCGACACTGCCGTGGGGGAGCCGGAGACGCTCGGGGACCGCGCGGCGTTGGCGCTGCTCGAGTACCGCGAAGGGCGTACCGACGCGATGACGGAGCTCGTCCGTGAGGCGACCCCGCTCCTGTGGCACACCGTCCGTGCCCAGGGCGTGGACCGCGATACCGCGGACGACGTCGTGCAGGGCGTGTGGGCCGCGCTGGTGCGGCACGCACACACGATCGCCGAGCCGCACGCGGTGCTCAAGTGGCTCCTCGTCACGGCACGGCGGGCCGCGTGGGAGGCGGTGCGCCGCACCCGGGACGACCAGCGCCGTCGGGCGGAGCTGCCGGACGACTCGCCGACCAGCCCGCACGTCCTTCCGGACCCGCAGCCGGGTCCGGACGCGCACCTGTTGCGCGACGAGCAGGACCGCGCCGTCTGGCGTGCGCTGCTGCGGCTGCCCGAACGCTGCCAGGAGCTGCTGCGCCTGGTCTCGCTCGCCGACCGTCCGGACTACCGGATGATCTCCGCGGCGATCGGCATGCCGGTGGGTTCCATCGGCGCGACCCGAGGGCGGTGTCTCGCAAAGCTGCGGACCGTCCTCGCAGACCTGGGGGAGGACCCATGGACAGCCTGA
- a CDS encoding S8/S53 family peptidase — MASQPTPQEWLQGMLPRLLPTDPGTTRRVGDKPPLPTWYVGDRLIVDMPTPEAADGQDRAEAEAECVWLRELRTVAEQLDLRVEVQPESYEDLELLQAVGADDLLGPETKAELHRLFGTFVRLAPATDGSSADVWSVLATVYGRSASDDDDRALTDVVRGLTKAFTEAREPTSAPTADTAGILSRIALDHVAAPGSLSGITGNPMYAGHPMYAGHPMYAGHPMYGGHPMYAGHPMYGGHPMYAGHPMYAGHPMYAGHPMYAGHPADAMLEYLAAGSGGREPVAWVGPAPQRTPSPDPADPLHLDEAKTRRRPVVAILDTGVGPHPWFGLDLPAGAGAVSPPQGVAWSAPASSGAASSAAASSAGVSSAAAGARGPVPDGVVWRDPAFTIPDGPSTPLGTCPVPASPRDDSEVGGMSMQPLTGPLDLAAGHGTFMAGLVHQQCPDALILAPRVYGGSAIVPERDLLRSLRRLLVFHLLGRRGVPGHVPVDVLVLSLGYRHERPEDESFDQPFGKLLHALRAAGIVVVCSSGNDGSTAETFPAAFAPRLPAGTSRYRAPGPGGEQVAQVAQAALPAEPLTKAETPVIAVGALNPDGSTAYFSNDGPWVTCLRPGAGLVSTAPVTLDGMSPASRETTDAVSGERRGTIDPEGFQGGFAVWSGTSFAAPVFAGELAAAMLDQQVDHPYPEPDADDAARAEWLWTAVTSTTRLEPTA; from the coding sequence ATGGCATCGCAGCCCACCCCCCAGGAGTGGCTCCAGGGGATGCTCCCCCGCCTCCTGCCCACCGACCCAGGCACCACCCGGCGGGTGGGGGACAAGCCGCCCCTGCCGACCTGGTACGTCGGCGACCGCCTGATCGTCGACATGCCGACGCCGGAGGCCGCGGACGGCCAGGACCGGGCGGAGGCGGAGGCGGAGTGCGTGTGGCTGCGCGAGCTGCGGACCGTGGCCGAGCAGCTCGACCTGCGGGTCGAGGTCCAGCCCGAGTCGTACGAGGATCTCGAGCTGCTGCAGGCGGTCGGCGCCGATGACCTGCTCGGCCCCGAGACGAAGGCGGAGCTCCACCGCCTCTTCGGAACGTTCGTCCGCCTCGCGCCGGCCACGGACGGCTCGTCGGCGGACGTCTGGAGCGTCCTCGCGACGGTCTACGGCCGGTCGGCCTCGGACGACGACGACCGCGCGCTCACCGACGTGGTGCGCGGGCTCACGAAGGCCTTCACGGAGGCCCGGGAGCCGACGTCCGCCCCCACCGCGGACACCGCCGGGATCCTGTCGCGGATCGCGCTCGACCACGTGGCGGCTCCCGGGTCGCTGAGCGGCATCACGGGCAACCCGATGTACGCGGGTCACCCGATGTATGCCGGTCATCCCATGTACGCGGGTCATCCCATGTATGGCGGGCACCCGATGTACGCGGGTCATCCCATGTATGGCGGGCACCCGATGTACGCGGGTCACCCGATGTATGCCGGGCACCCGATGTACGCCGGCCATCCGATGTATGCCGGGCACCCCGCCGACGCGATGCTGGAGTACCTCGCGGCCGGCTCGGGCGGTCGGGAACCGGTGGCCTGGGTCGGTCCGGCGCCGCAGCGCACGCCGTCGCCGGACCCCGCGGACCCCCTGCACCTCGACGAGGCCAAGACCCGACGCCGCCCTGTCGTGGCGATCCTCGACACGGGCGTCGGGCCGCACCCGTGGTTCGGCCTCGACCTGCCCGCCGGAGCGGGAGCGGTCTCACCGCCGCAGGGCGTCGCCTGGTCGGCGCCTGCGTCGTCGGGAGCAGCGTCGTCGGCAGCAGCGTCGTCGGCAGGCGTGTCGTCGGCGGCCGCAGGAGCCCGCGGGCCGGTGCCGGACGGCGTCGTCTGGCGTGACCCGGCCTTCACCATCCCCGACGGACCGAGCACGCCGCTCGGCACGTGCCCCGTGCCGGCCAGCCCTCGCGACGACAGCGAGGTCGGCGGGATGTCGATGCAACCGCTGACCGGGCCGCTCGACCTGGCGGCCGGGCACGGGACGTTCATGGCCGGGCTCGTCCACCAGCAGTGCCCGGACGCGCTGATCCTGGCCCCGCGCGTCTACGGCGGCTCGGCGATCGTCCCGGAGCGCGACCTGCTCCGCTCGCTGCGGCGTCTGCTGGTGTTCCACCTGCTCGGCCGCCGCGGCGTCCCCGGTCACGTCCCCGTCGACGTGCTCGTCCTGTCGCTCGGCTACCGCCACGAGCGCCCGGAGGACGAGAGCTTCGACCAGCCGTTCGGCAAGCTCCTGCACGCGCTGCGTGCCGCGGGCATCGTCGTGGTGTGCTCGAGCGGGAACGACGGGTCGACCGCGGAGACGTTCCCCGCGGCGTTCGCACCGCGGCTCCCCGCCGGGACGTCGCGCTACCGGGCCCCCGGCCCGGGGGGCGAGCAGGTGGCCCAGGTGGCCCAGGCGGCACTGCCGGCCGAGCCGCTCACGAAGGCCGAGACCCCGGTCATCGCCGTCGGCGCCCTCAACCCCGACGGGTCGACGGCGTACTTCAGCAACGACGGGCCGTGGGTGACCTGCCTGCGGCCCGGCGCCGGGCTGGTGAGCACCGCCCCCGTGACGCTCGACGGGATGTCGCCGGCATCGCGCGAGACGACGGACGCCGTGAGCGGCGAGCGGCGCGGGACGATCGACCCCGAGGGGTTCCAGGGCGGGTTCGCCGTCTGGAGCGGGACGTCGTTCGCCGCCCCCGTCTTCGCGGGGGAGCTCGCGGCGGCCATGCTCGACCAGCAGGTCGACCACCCGTACCCGGAACCCGACGCGGACGACGCCGCGCGCGCGGAATGGCTCTGGACGGCGGTGACGAGCACGACCCGCCTCGAGCCCACGGCCTGA
- a CDS encoding CHAT domain-containing protein — protein MTGLLERAQRAYSDARHADDVGHFADALDRYRQVAALLDREDADADDDGVAALRVRALLGVARCLYETTTDLDAAMGMVGRAEQVVDAASLESERTAVHGQRGLLWARSGDYRAALAELDLVTPGDDDEPTHDAAVVLLNRSALHLDVGDVAAATQDLRTAIRFAAAVGSTAIEAMATHNLGYLHFLLGDLPRALRSMDAAAALGDTPEPIGLLDRARVLLDAGLVTDALADLDQAAGLLEGGSVLARAEVELTRAGCLVDLRQYDRAVAAAQAAAAAFTSAGNAPWAARARTVELEALLADDRDVATRSAPPILRERAAQAAEHAVRDDVGGVFGRMLVTYPSLLAAAEWSALAGDLDAAREQVARVPAELGTAPLSLRLNRAAVLARIAFAEGRRAVAVRAVRRGQTMLAEHSGLGSVEAVAARGLRALQLNLVDTEAALDTGDPAALFDALERGRATAAGTARLVPPDDDVLADLLERARAEHQSALALGTSVEPDALRRKRAHLVRARRLQAQARQRSWQIEGDRRPVEPTVARALRAALRGLPADRGAAVVVSYAVLGGRTIAVRVDARGQTLHELAPRREVTELARRARADLAVVANALIPAPLRQAATGALVRTLDRLDALLLAPLAVDGDLHVVARGQLLTLPWTALPSRAGRRTWVGDRVDLRPGLVEAGATRPGGVVVVAGPGTDGGTSEAAAVAAVWPRARLLTGAGATTAAATAALRDAAVVHLAAHGVHAADNALFSMLRLADGPLFAHELDGVDLTGAVVVLSACELGQSTSDVGGEALGFASVLLRHGARAVIAAVAPLRDDVAVRVMPRLHGGLRDGLPPGAALAAATAGETTPVPLVCFGPLAV, from the coding sequence GTGACCGGTCTGCTGGAGCGCGCGCAGCGTGCCTACTCCGACGCGCGTCACGCCGACGACGTCGGCCACTTCGCCGACGCGCTCGACCGGTACCGGCAGGTCGCCGCTCTCCTCGATCGAGAGGACGCCGACGCGGACGACGACGGCGTCGCCGCGCTGCGCGTGCGCGCCCTGCTCGGGGTGGCCCGCTGCCTCTACGAGACGACCACCGACCTGGACGCCGCGATGGGAATGGTCGGGCGGGCCGAGCAGGTGGTCGACGCGGCGAGCCTGGAGTCCGAGCGGACCGCCGTGCACGGGCAACGGGGCTTGCTGTGGGCACGGTCCGGCGACTACCGGGCGGCGCTCGCCGAGCTGGACCTCGTCACGCCCGGCGACGACGACGAGCCCACGCACGACGCCGCCGTCGTGCTGCTCAACCGCAGCGCCCTGCACCTCGACGTGGGCGACGTCGCGGCCGCGACGCAGGACCTGCGGACCGCGATCCGGTTCGCCGCCGCCGTCGGCAGCACCGCCATCGAGGCGATGGCGACACACAACCTCGGGTACCTGCACTTCCTGCTCGGCGACCTGCCGCGCGCCCTGCGGAGCATGGATGCCGCCGCGGCGCTCGGTGACACCCCCGAGCCGATCGGCCTCCTCGACCGTGCCCGCGTGCTCCTCGACGCGGGCCTGGTCACCGACGCCCTCGCCGACCTCGACCAGGCGGCCGGTCTTCTCGAGGGCGGGTCGGTCCTCGCACGGGCCGAGGTCGAGCTCACGCGGGCCGGGTGCCTCGTCGACCTGCGGCAGTACGACCGTGCGGTGGCGGCGGCCCAGGCCGCGGCCGCAGCCTTCACCAGCGCCGGCAACGCCCCCTGGGCGGCCCGCGCGCGCACGGTCGAGCTCGAGGCCCTGCTGGCCGACGACCGCGACGTGGCGACCCGGTCGGCACCGCCCATCCTGCGCGAGCGGGCCGCGCAGGCCGCCGAGCACGCCGTCCGCGACGACGTCGGCGGCGTCTTCGGCCGCATGCTGGTGACGTACCCGTCGCTGCTCGCCGCCGCCGAGTGGTCGGCGCTCGCGGGCGATCTCGACGCCGCCCGCGAGCAGGTGGCGCGGGTGCCGGCCGAGCTGGGCACGGCCCCGCTGTCGCTGCGGCTGAACCGCGCGGCGGTACTGGCCCGGATCGCGTTCGCCGAGGGACGCCGCGCGGTCGCGGTCCGCGCGGTGCGGCGCGGCCAGACGATGCTCGCCGAGCACAGCGGGCTCGGCTCCGTCGAGGCCGTGGCCGCGCGGGGCCTGCGCGCACTGCAGCTCAACCTCGTGGACACCGAGGCCGCGCTGGACACCGGGGACCCTGCGGCGCTGTTCGACGCCCTGGAGCGCGGCCGCGCGACGGCGGCCGGCACCGCCCGCCTCGTCCCGCCCGACGACGACGTCCTGGCCGACCTGCTCGAACGCGCGCGGGCGGAGCACCAGTCCGCGCTCGCTCTCGGCACCTCGGTGGAGCCCGACGCCCTGCGGCGCAAGCGCGCTCATCTGGTGCGGGCGCGCCGCCTCCAGGCGCAGGCCCGTCAGCGCTCCTGGCAGATCGAGGGCGACCGCCGCCCCGTGGAGCCCACCGTCGCCCGCGCCCTGCGTGCCGCGCTGCGCGGGCTTCCCGCGGACCGAGGCGCGGCCGTGGTCGTCTCCTACGCCGTGCTGGGTGGCCGGACGATCGCGGTGCGGGTGGACGCCCGAGGCCAGACGCTGCACGAGCTCGCCCCGCGCCGGGAGGTCACCGAGCTCGCCCGGCGGGCCCGCGCCGATCTCGCCGTCGTCGCCAACGCCCTGATCCCGGCCCCGCTGCGTCAGGCGGCCACCGGTGCCCTCGTTCGCACCCTGGACAGGCTGGACGCGCTGCTGCTCGCGCCGCTCGCCGTCGACGGCGATCTTCACGTCGTCGCCCGCGGGCAGCTCCTGACGCTGCCGTGGACCGCACTGCCGTCCCGTGCCGGGCGGCGCACGTGGGTGGGGGACCGCGTCGACCTGCGTCCCGGCCTGGTCGAGGCGGGGGCGACGCGGCCCGGGGGCGTCGTCGTCGTCGCCGGTCCCGGGACGGACGGCGGCACGTCGGAGGCGGCGGCCGTCGCCGCCGTCTGGCCGCGGGCGCGGCTGCTGACCGGAGCGGGAGCGACGACGGCGGCCGCGACGGCGGCCCTGCGCGACGCGGCCGTCGTGCACCTCGCCGCCCACGGGGTGCACGCCGCCGACAACGCCCTGTTCTCGATGCTGCGTCTCGCGGACGGGCCGCTGTTCGCCCACGAGCTCGACGGCGTCGACCTCACCGGTGCGGTCGTTGTGCTGTCCGCCTGCGAGCTCGGCCAGTCGACCTCCGACGTCGGGGGAGAGGCGCTCGGCTTCGCGAGCGTCCTGCTGCGGCACGGCGCCCGGGCGGTGATCGCCGCGGTCGCACCGCTGCGTGACGACGTCGCGGTGCGCGTCATGCCCCGGCTGCACGGAGGGTTGCGCGACGGGCTCCCGCCGGGTGCGGCGCTCGCGGCGGCGACGGCCGGCGAGACCACGCCGGTGCCGCTGGTGTGCTTCGGTCCGCTGGCGGTGTGA
- the rplJ gene encoding 50S ribosomal protein L10 — MARPDKAAAVAEVADKLRESNAAVLTEYRGLTVKQLKELRRALGGNATYAVVKNTLTQIAAKEAGVEGLDADLKGPSAIAFVTGDPVESAKALRDFAKANPALVIKGGVLDGRALTAAEITKLADLESREVLLAKAAGAMKAKISQAAYAFTAKPAQVARVIDALRQKQEAAA; from the coding sequence ATGGCGAGGCCGGACAAGGCAGCCGCTGTCGCAGAGGTCGCGGACAAGCTCCGCGAGTCCAACGCGGCCGTGCTGACCGAGTACCGCGGGCTCACCGTCAAGCAGCTCAAGGAGCTGCGGCGGGCGCTCGGCGGCAACGCAACCTACGCCGTGGTGAAGAACACGCTCACCCAGATCGCGGCCAAGGAGGCCGGTGTCGAGGGTCTCGACGCCGACCTCAAGGGCCCGTCGGCCATCGCGTTCGTGACCGGTGACCCGGTCGAGTCCGCGAAGGCTCTGCGTGACTTCGCCAAGGCGAACCCTGCTCTGGTCATCAAGGGCGGTGTCCTCGACGGGCGCGCCCTGACCGCTGCAGAGATCACCAAGCTCGCGGACCTCGAGTCCCGCGAGGTGCTGCTGGCCAAGGCGGCCGGTGCGATGAAGGCCAAGATCAGCCAGGCTGCCTACGCCTTCACCGCCAAGCCCGCCCAGGTCGCGCGCGTCATCGACGCCCTGCGTCAGAAGCAGGAAGCCGCTGCCTGA
- the rplL gene encoding 50S ribosomal protein L7/L12 yields the protein MAKLTTEELIEQFKGLTLIELSDFVKVFEETFDVTAAAPVAVAAAGPAAAAAEAVEEKDEFDVILTAAGDKKIQVIKEVRALTSLGLKEAKDLVDGAPKPVLENVAKDAAEKAKAQLEGAGATVELK from the coding sequence ATGGCGAAGCTCACCACCGAGGAGCTCATCGAGCAGTTCAAGGGTCTGACCCTGATCGAGCTGTCGGACTTCGTGAAGGTCTTCGAGGAGACGTTCGACGTCACCGCCGCCGCCCCGGTCGCCGTGGCCGCTGCCGGCCCCGCCGCCGCTGCCGCCGAGGCCGTGGAGGAGAAGGACGAGTTCGACGTCATCCTCACCGCCGCCGGTGACAAGAAGATCCAGGTCATCAAGGAGGTGCGCGCGCTCACGTCGCTCGGCCTCAAGGAGGCCAAGGACCTCGTGGACGGCGCCCCGAAGCCCGTTCTCGAGAACGTCGCCAAGGACGCGGCCGAGAAGGCCAAGGCCCAGCTCGAGGGCGCCGGCGCCACCGTCGAGCTCAAGTGA